The following proteins are co-located in the Mesotoga sp. BH458_6_3_2_1 genome:
- a CDS encoding formylglycine-generating enzyme family protein — translation MNFRLFFLVLFLSIAMLVTTSCIFRNNQPPVIEKESSGPSGDTLDVCITFEWLGYDDDGYVSLYQYRTDGGQWIDYSTKTSYTWCGYQEGDHTFEVRAKDDKGLTSEPILWAFTFLLFEPYLGDFVFVSGGSFTMGDTWGDGFNMEKPTHQVELTYDFFVGKYPVTFNEYNEFCVDKGAVIPSDEGWGMGSRPVINVPWWMAIEYCNWLSEKDGLPPAYVSRCEVNEGQLLDSEGKLTTDITEVLGYRLLTEAEWEYVARGGKHNSEYKWSGSDDPSLVAWYDYNSNEKTRPVGQLEPNALDIYDMSGNVLEWCTDFYSEYTVSQKTNPYVSSGTHRICRGGCWAFPEKNTRVSYRHPAIPIHFGSIAGFRIVRIAQ, via the coding sequence TTTTCTTATCAATTGCAATGTTAGTGACAACCTCATGCATCTTCAGGAATAATCAACCACCTGTAATCGAGAAAGAATCCTCCGGACCTTCTGGCGACACACTTGATGTCTGCATTACATTTGAGTGGCTCGGTTATGACGACGATGGCTACGTCTCTCTGTATCAGTATAGGACAGACGGCGGACAATGGATTGATTACAGTACAAAGACCAGTTATACCTGGTGCGGTTATCAAGAAGGAGATCACACCTTTGAGGTGAGGGCGAAAGACGACAAAGGACTCACTTCTGAACCGATACTCTGGGCTTTCACTTTTCTCTTATTTGAACCCTATTTGGGAGACTTCGTCTTTGTGAGTGGGGGTTCTTTCACCATGGGAGATACCTGGGGAGACGGGTTTAACATGGAGAAACCAACCCATCAGGTTGAACTCACGTACGATTTCTTTGTGGGGAAGTATCCAGTTACTTTCAACGAGTACAACGAGTTCTGCGTAGATAAGGGGGCCGTAATTCCCTCCGATGAAGGCTGGGGAATGGGTAGCAGGCCTGTAATCAATGTTCCATGGTGGATGGCAATAGAATACTGCAACTGGTTGAGTGAAAAGGATGGTCTGCCTCCTGCCTACGTAAGTCGCTGCGAAGTCAATGAAGGTCAGTTGCTCGATTCTGAGGGAAAGCTAACGACGGACATTACAGAAGTACTGGGATACAGATTGTTGACAGAAGCCGAGTGGGAATATGTCGCACGGGGAGGCAAACATAACTCCGAATACAAATGGTCTGGAAGCGATGACCCTTCACTAGTAGCCTGGTACGATTACAACTCTAACGAGAAGACCCGACCGGTTGGCCAGCTCGAACCAAATGCTCTCGATATCTACGACATGAGTGGAAACGTGCTTGAGTGGTGCACCGACTTCTACTCAGAATATACGGTTTCTCAAAAAACAAACCCGTACGTTTCCAGCGGAACTCACCGGATCTGTCGAGGCGGATGTTGGGCCTTTCCTGAGAAAAACACCCGAGTTTCTTATCGTCACCCTGCAATTCCCATACATTTCGGAAGCATAGCCGGGTTCAGAATCGTTAGAATTGCTCAGTAG